The Lujinxingia vulgaris genome includes a region encoding these proteins:
- a CDS encoding serine/threonine-protein kinase → MSAGARIGTVIENKYRLDEQIGHGGMGAVYRGTQLMVDRPVAVKLLHPNFAHQKNVQARFEVEARAIGRLNHPNCITLYDFGYSADLNAFYTVVEYIDGTPLDELVNQRMPLSTVVTILRQIASALDHAHHHGILHRDLKPENIMLARQTDGSEAVKVLDFGIAQIMSAESDSGDDFEADRLTRAGELFGTPPYMSPEQAQSSRTLTPATDLYSMGIIGYELIENRLPFFADTPLDILMMHIHQDPPPMRRSGVPEALRSVVMSLLAKDPAGRPPNGKAVIEQLAAIPAEALDAPLAAAPAAPDAARAVDPTLLNLDTGESRPIEGLDTPLDIPLDLTSTLPQTSPAPAPPLTAAHHARSPESPTVPTMMGTPEDKPWRSPSADRIAQSNSKRGMAVMLGALMIVMFAGLLWWVSTQSADEQAEALAETPANTLNANIKTSDEAATPEAAPVEPAPREVSVAPLEAGEQAPEEAEPAPAVDNYPPPPPPTRPATQRRQAASKPARTRQARNAEEREKSANDAPVRLYDDQTDDDAPRRPARLGL, encoded by the coding sequence ATGTCAGCAGGCGCCCGCATCGGGACGGTCATTGAGAACAAATACCGCCTGGACGAGCAGATCGGTCATGGCGGCATGGGCGCCGTATACCGCGGCACCCAGCTGATGGTCGATCGCCCCGTCGCCGTCAAACTGCTGCATCCGAACTTCGCGCATCAAAAAAACGTTCAGGCCCGCTTTGAGGTTGAGGCCCGCGCCATCGGCCGGCTCAACCACCCCAACTGCATCACCCTCTACGACTTCGGTTACTCCGCCGATCTCAACGCCTTCTACACGGTGGTGGAGTACATCGACGGCACCCCGCTCGATGAGCTCGTCAACCAGCGCATGCCGCTGAGCACCGTGGTCACCATCCTGCGCCAGATCGCCTCGGCGCTCGACCACGCCCACCACCACGGCATCCTCCACCGCGATCTCAAGCCCGAAAACATCATGCTCGCCAGGCAGACCGACGGCAGCGAGGCCGTCAAGGTTCTGGATTTTGGCATCGCCCAGATCATGAGCGCGGAGAGCGATAGCGGCGATGACTTTGAGGCCGACCGCCTCACCCGCGCCGGCGAACTCTTCGGCACGCCGCCTTATATGAGCCCGGAGCAGGCGCAATCCTCGCGCACGCTCACCCCGGCCACCGACCTCTACTCGATGGGCATCATCGGCTACGAGCTCATCGAGAACCGCCTGCCCTTCTTCGCCGACACCCCGCTCGACATCTTGATGATGCACATCCATCAAGATCCGCCGCCGATGCGACGCAGCGGCGTCCCCGAGGCGCTGCGCTCGGTGGTGATGAGCCTGCTGGCCAAAGATCCGGCCGGGCGTCCGCCCAACGGCAAAGCCGTGATCGAGCAGCTGGCGGCCATTCCCGCCGAAGCGCTCGACGCCCCCCTGGCTGCCGCCCCGGCAGCCCCGGACGCGGCCCGCGCCGTCGACCCCACCCTGCTCAACCTGGACACTGGCGAGTCGCGGCCTATTGAAGGTCTGGACACCCCGCTGGACATCCCCCTCGACCTGACCTCAACTCTCCCCCAGACATCACCCGCGCCGGCCCCACCCTTGACCGCCGCCCATCACGCCCGCTCCCCGGAATCACCGACCGTGCCCACCATGATGGGCACCCCCGAAGATAAGCCCTGGCGCTCTCCTTCCGCCGATCGCATCGCGCAGTCCAACTCCAAACGCGGGATGGCGGTGATGCTGGGCGCGCTGATGATCGTGATGTTCGCCGGCCTGCTCTGGTGGGTCTCCACCCAGAGCGCCGACGAGCAGGCCGAGGCACTGGCTGAGACTCCCGCAAACACTCTCAACGCCAATATAAAAACATCTGACGAGGCCGCGACGCCCGAAGCGGCCCCCGTGGAGCCGGCTCCCCGCGAGGTCAGCGTCGCCCCGCTGGAAGCCGGCGAGCAGGCCCCCGAAGAGGCGGAGCCCGCGCCGGCCGTCGATAATTATCCGCCGCCGCCTCCCCCTACCCGACCGGCCACCCAGCGGCGCCAGGCCGCCTCCAAACCGGCCCGAACTCGCCAGGCTCGCAACGCCGAGGAGCGCGAGAAGTCGGCCAACGACGCGCCTGTCCGCCTCTACGACGACCAGACCGATGATGACGCCCCGCGCCGCCCGGCGCGCCTGGGCCTCTGA
- the rsmI gene encoding 16S rRNA (cytidine(1402)-2'-O)-methyltransferase: MLVVCPTPIGNLDDLSPRQLEALREADIIACEDTRNAGKLLERLGVARVEGRPKLWRYDDHTAQSQAERLVEELEAGRQVVLISDAGTPTISDPGYRLVRAARQAGVKVVALPGPVAATVALSASGLPSDRFYFEGFLPPKSAARQARCKALEGLGVTVIYYESPRRLEEALSDLEAVCGPEREVCVGRELTKRFEEYFWGPVAEVRRQVAAREEELRGELVLVVAPGQAAEVSEEEAQADRLIGALLDQGLSARSIKEVLARVSELPRSAIYARIAAVEGTRGA; encoded by the coding sequence ATGCTCGTTGTGTGCCCGACCCCCATTGGAAACCTCGACGATTTAAGCCCCCGCCAGCTGGAGGCGTTGCGGGAGGCCGACATCATCGCGTGTGAAGACACCCGCAACGCCGGCAAACTCCTGGAGCGCCTCGGGGTGGCGCGGGTTGAGGGGAGGCCGAAGTTGTGGCGCTACGACGATCACACCGCCCAGTCCCAGGCGGAGCGTCTGGTCGAGGAGCTTGAGGCCGGCCGCCAGGTCGTGCTCATCAGCGATGCGGGCACCCCCACCATCTCGGATCCGGGCTACCGGCTGGTGCGTGCGGCGCGACAGGCCGGCGTGAAGGTCGTGGCGCTCCCCGGGCCGGTGGCCGCCACCGTCGCCCTGAGCGCCTCGGGGCTTCCCAGCGACCGCTTCTACTTTGAGGGGTTTTTGCCGCCGAAATCCGCGGCTCGCCAGGCGCGCTGCAAGGCCCTGGAGGGCCTGGGCGTGACGGTCATCTACTACGAGTCTCCCCGACGTCTCGAAGAAGCCCTGAGCGATCTGGAGGCCGTCTGCGGGCCGGAACGCGAGGTGTGTGTGGGCAGAGAGCTGACCAAACGCTTCGAGGAGTACTTCTGGGGGCCGGTGGCCGAGGTTCGCAGGCAGGTCGCCGCGCGGGAGGAGGAGCTACGCGGGGAGCTTGTGCTCGTGGTTGCGCCGGGCCAGGCGGCTGAAGTGAGCGAGGAGGAGGCGCAGGCCGACCGCCTCATCGGCGCGCTGCTCGACCAGGGGTTGAGCGCCCGCAGCATCAAGGAGGTGCTCGCCAGGGTTAGTGAGCTTCCGCGCTCGGCGATCTACGCGCGCATCGCCGCGGTGGAGGGGACGCGCGGGGCCTGA
- the cls gene encoding cardiolipin synthase, which yields MLDTIAEFIQASIGPYLPMTLTALALTAALLSSGHILLSRRDPGSAIAWTALVWLAPLLGSAAYLMLGVNRIQRRAESLRIQHHQRRHATEDLTLSDTELRERLHEDAEHLIPLRALVDRVVRRPLVAGNKVRPLFDGDDTYPAMLKAINEATSSVTLITYIFDNDEIGRTFVDALERAHKRGVKVRVLIDAAGLRYSFPSIHQRLKRARIPSARFLPSILPPHIMTVNLRNHRKIMVVDGTIAFTGGLNIRDAHRLNTNPKFPVHDLHFRIEGPVVAQLQEVFSEDWEFTTGERLEGPEYFPTLEPVGDIVARGISDGPDEDMDRLRWTIVGAIASARHRVRIMTPYFIPDDSLITALNLAALRGVQVDILLPSVNNLVYVQWASMAHLRSLLDWGCNIYFSPPPFHHSKLMVVDRTWFTLGSANIDPRSLRLNFEFNLECWDVTLGGHLDQLLQDHIDEATRLTREDWEGRPRWQRLRDGVAALLSPYL from the coding sequence GTGCTGGATACCATCGCCGAGTTCATTCAAGCCTCCATCGGCCCCTACCTGCCGATGACCCTCACCGCGCTCGCCCTGACCGCCGCCCTGCTCTCCTCCGGGCATATCTTGCTCTCGCGCCGTGATCCCGGCTCCGCCATCGCCTGGACGGCCCTGGTGTGGCTCGCCCCCCTGCTCGGCTCGGCCGCCTACCTGATGCTGGGCGTCAACCGCATCCAGCGCCGTGCCGAATCGCTGCGCATCCAACACCACCAGCGTCGTCACGCCACCGAAGATCTCACCCTGAGCGACACCGAGCTCCGAGAGCGCCTCCACGAAGACGCCGAACACCTCATCCCTCTGCGCGCCCTGGTCGATCGCGTGGTGCGCCGCCCCCTGGTCGCCGGCAACAAAGTCCGCCCCCTCTTCGACGGCGACGACACTTACCCGGCCATGCTCAAAGCCATCAACGAGGCGACCTCATCGGTTACCCTCATCACCTATATCTTCGATAACGATGAGATCGGCCGCACCTTCGTCGACGCTCTGGAGCGCGCCCACAAACGCGGCGTCAAAGTCCGCGTGCTCATCGACGCCGCCGGCCTGCGCTACTCCTTTCCCTCCATCCACCAACGCCTCAAGCGCGCCCGCATCCCCTCGGCCCGTTTTCTGCCCTCCATCCTCCCGCCGCACATCATGACGGTGAACCTGCGCAACCACCGAAAAATCATGGTCGTCGACGGCACCATCGCCTTCACCGGCGGGCTCAACATCCGCGACGCGCATCGCCTCAACACCAACCCCAAATTTCCCGTCCACGACCTGCACTTTCGGATCGAGGGCCCCGTCGTCGCGCAACTTCAGGAGGTCTTCTCCGAAGACTGGGAGTTCACCACTGGCGAGCGCCTCGAAGGCCCGGAGTACTTCCCCACCCTGGAGCCGGTCGGCGACATCGTCGCTCGCGGCATCTCCGACGGGCCGGATGAAGACATGGATCGCCTGCGCTGGACCATCGTCGGCGCCATCGCCTCGGCCCGCCACCGGGTGCGCATCATGACGCCCTACTTCATCCCCGACGACTCGCTGATCACCGCGCTCAACCTGGCTGCGCTGCGCGGTGTGCAAGTCGACATCCTACTCCCCTCAGTCAACAACCTCGTCTACGTGCAGTGGGCCTCCATGGCCCACCTGCGCAGCCTTTTGGACTGGGGCTGCAACATCTACTTCAGCCCGCCCCCCTTCCATCACTCCAAGCTGATGGTCGTCGACCGCACCTGGTTCACCCTGGGCTCGGCCAACATCGACCCGCGCAGCCTGCGCCTGAACTTCGAGTTCAACCTGGAATGCTGGGATGTCACCCTGGGCGGCCACCTCGATCAACTCCTCCAGGACCACATCGACGAGGCCACCCGCCTCACCCGCGAAGATTGGGAGGGCCGCCCCCGCTGGCAACGTCTGCGCGACGGCGTCGCCGCCCTGCTCTCCCCCTACCTCTGA
- the mutY gene encoding A/G-specific adenine glycosylase, which produces MSEVLAASAVAGRVDAFQRALLSWFWRERRELPWRGVGDPYATWVSEIMLQQTQVVTVVDYFQRWMARFPDVAALAAANEEEVLEQWSGLGYYRRARFLHRAAKVIVEEHGGELPSTLEGLRTLPGVGPYTAGAIASIAFGLPAPIVDGNVIRVFARLFAIEGDPRSTANQKSFWGLAEALVDPQNPGDFNEALMELGARVCTPRSPACLLCPVREFCAGFASGEPEALPEVARRSAVKPMRAVAVVVTRQGRRGKELLVGPRDAGGLLAGMLEFPTVEREGKRWPKLDEVASLLGMKVVAEEVGELTHVFSHRRLLTRIFAAEVGSEATFADERWRWVPERELSQAAISALTRKIYERSKQLETT; this is translated from the coding sequence GTGAGTGAGGTGCTCGCTGCCAGCGCTGTTGCGGGGCGAGTGGACGCGTTTCAGCGCGCGCTGCTGAGCTGGTTCTGGCGAGAGCGGCGTGAGCTTCCCTGGCGCGGGGTGGGGGATCCTTATGCGACGTGGGTCTCCGAGATCATGCTGCAGCAGACCCAGGTGGTCACCGTCGTCGACTACTTTCAGCGGTGGATGGCGCGCTTTCCCGATGTAGCGGCGCTGGCGGCGGCGAATGAGGAGGAGGTGCTCGAGCAGTGGTCGGGGCTCGGGTACTACCGGCGCGCGCGTTTTCTGCATCGGGCCGCGAAGGTGATCGTGGAGGAACACGGCGGGGAGCTTCCCTCGACGCTGGAGGGGCTGCGCACGCTGCCGGGGGTGGGGCCTTATACGGCCGGGGCGATCGCGTCGATTGCGTTCGGGCTGCCGGCGCCGATCGTGGATGGCAATGTGATTCGCGTCTTTGCGCGCCTCTTTGCCATTGAGGGCGATCCGCGCAGCACGGCCAATCAAAAGAGTTTCTGGGGGTTGGCCGAGGCGCTGGTCGATCCGCAGAACCCGGGAGACTTTAATGAGGCCTTGATGGAGCTCGGGGCGCGGGTGTGTACGCCGCGATCGCCGGCCTGTCTGCTCTGCCCGGTGCGGGAGTTTTGTGCGGGCTTTGCCAGTGGTGAGCCCGAGGCGTTGCCGGAGGTGGCGCGTCGCAGCGCGGTCAAACCGATGCGGGCGGTGGCAGTGGTGGTCACGCGCCAGGGGCGGCGGGGGAAAGAGCTGCTGGTGGGCCCGCGTGATGCCGGCGGTCTACTGGCCGGGATGCTGGAGTTTCCCACCGTGGAGCGCGAGGGCAAACGCTGGCCGAAGCTTGACGAGGTGGCGTCATTGCTGGGGATGAAGGTGGTCGCCGAGGAAGTTGGCGAGCTGACGCATGTCTTCTCACACCGTCGGTTGTTGACGCGCATCTTTGCCGCCGAGGTGGGCTCGGAGGCGACGTTTGCCGACGAACGCTGGCGCTGGGTGCCAGAGCGGGAGCTGAGCCAGGCGGCGATCTCGGCGCTGACGCGCAAGATCTATGAGCGCTCAAAGCAGCTCGAGACGACCTGA
- a CDS encoding helix-turn-helix domain-containing protein, translated as MKSPGMMLREAREEKGLGLSDVATMTRIPRQMLEHLENDRFEEYVAEVFLRGHLRNYSRELGLDGEQVIQTYERFSGRKRQSLTIPEERRATPEPRAIAQAARQNTPAASGAAAVASPVNFDLQRYFETLRPSHMVAVVLVLFGIFVMFSFLSTNRATAHDPTGFPQADESAWELEQDVEQTRWLLEQPGEEG; from the coding sequence ATGAAATCGCCCGGAATGATGCTTCGCGAAGCGCGCGAGGAGAAAGGGTTGGGGTTGAGTGATGTGGCCACCATGACCCGTATCCCGCGCCAGATGCTGGAACATCTGGAGAACGATCGCTTTGAGGAGTACGTCGCCGAGGTGTTTCTTCGCGGCCATCTTCGCAACTACTCCCGTGAGCTGGGGCTGGACGGGGAGCAGGTCATTCAGACCTACGAGCGCTTCTCCGGCCGCAAGCGTCAGTCGCTGACGATCCCCGAAGAGCGTCGTGCCACGCCCGAGCCCCGCGCCATCGCGCAGGCCGCGCGTCAGAACACGCCGGCGGCCTCCGGCGCCGCGGCGGTGGCGTCACCTGTGAACTTCGACCTTCAGCGCTACTTTGAGACCCTGCGCCCCAGCCACATGGTGGCCGTAGTGCTGGTGCTCTTCGGCATCTTTGTGATGTTCAGCTTTTTGAGCACGAACCGCGCCACCGCTCACGACCCCACTGGCTTCCCGCAGGCCGATGAGTCCGCCTGGGAGCTGGAGCAGGACGTGGAGCAGACCCGCTGGCTGCTTGAGCAGCCCGGCGAAGAGGGCTGA
- a CDS encoding DEAD/DEAH box helicase, which translates to MTSPADTLDELRAAREALRHTWHAFYARFGNLREAQRLAVAPVVAGRDTLVGAPTASGKTEALMAPLAQRLLSRRDAPTGQARLLVISPTRALCNDLHRRIEPPLRQCKLKVGVRTGDHSLNITRDAPPVIITTPESLDSMLSRWPASLRSVEALLLDEIHLLDGTARGDQLRVLLERLERICHTRPQRCAASATLPHADEIARRYLHDPELILVGSAGRGLDARLVHTPELADAATDIAETFLSGESRKILVFANARAQVETLVACLSAHPRLAGRIFAHHGSLSRSVRLRTERRFLDAPAAICVATMTLELGIDIGDVDRVVLVGPPPNVGALVQRVGRANRRGSVAHVTCLASDDFEALRLEHLLVCADEGRLFEDSVPFRPSVLAQQAISLLFQSRHNWIGAEVLHQRLPAAVQSTYSPHDLLDLLTAMCDAGYLTPLNGQRFAAGDRALKMYEHGLMHANIDDTPEIEVFDETTGELLGRVALSRKQRESLGDGQELGLSLAGRRREVVRITQDQVFVDSASGEAPSAFFARQAPRYAFELARDLAAFLGIGHHELRVERWTKGARLGHFLGTRWGLLLDGILRERGLATRPGNAFFHILKRDPEVKDGLDDVERIERDARAFIARESERLARRLDIGPFYDGLPPNLLRAWLDEALAPADFARHLAQCEWIEGPIFPVGPDD; encoded by the coding sequence ATGACCTCACCCGCCGACACCCTCGACGAACTTCGCGCAGCACGCGAAGCGCTGCGCCACACCTGGCACGCCTTCTATGCGCGTTTTGGGAACCTGCGCGAAGCCCAGCGCCTGGCGGTCGCCCCGGTCGTCGCCGGGCGAGATACCCTGGTGGGGGCCCCCACCGCCTCGGGCAAAACCGAAGCCTTAATGGCCCCCCTGGCCCAACGTCTTCTAAGCCGTCGCGATGCCCCCACGGGGCAAGCGCGCCTGCTGGTCATCAGCCCCACCCGTGCGCTCTGCAACGACCTTCATCGACGCATTGAGCCGCCCCTTCGCCAGTGCAAACTCAAGGTCGGCGTGCGCACCGGCGACCACAGCCTCAACATCACCCGCGACGCCCCGCCGGTGATCATCACCACCCCGGAGTCCCTCGACTCGATGCTCTCGCGCTGGCCCGCCTCCCTGCGCTCAGTGGAGGCGCTGCTCCTCGATGAGATCCATCTCCTCGACGGCACCGCCCGCGGCGATCAGCTCCGCGTCTTGCTGGAGCGCCTGGAGCGCATCTGCCACACCCGCCCCCAGCGCTGCGCAGCATCGGCCACGCTTCCGCACGCCGATGAGATCGCCCGTCGCTACCTCCACGACCCGGAGCTCATCCTGGTCGGCAGCGCCGGGCGCGGCCTCGACGCGCGCCTGGTTCACACCCCGGAGCTGGCCGACGCCGCCACCGACATCGCCGAGACCTTCCTCTCGGGGGAGTCGCGCAAGATCCTCGTCTTCGCCAACGCCCGCGCCCAGGTCGAGACGCTGGTGGCCTGCCTCTCGGCACACCCCCGACTGGCCGGACGCATCTTCGCCCACCACGGCTCCCTCTCGCGCTCGGTGCGCCTGCGCACCGAGCGCCGCTTCCTCGACGCCCCGGCGGCCATCTGCGTGGCCACGATGACCCTGGAGCTGGGCATTGATATCGGCGACGTCGATCGCGTGGTGCTGGTGGGGCCACCTCCCAACGTCGGCGCCCTCGTTCAACGTGTGGGGCGCGCCAACCGCCGCGGCTCGGTGGCCCACGTCACCTGCCTGGCCTCCGACGACTTTGAAGCCCTGCGCCTGGAGCATCTTCTGGTCTGCGCCGACGAGGGCCGCCTCTTTGAAGACTCCGTGCCTTTTCGCCCCTCGGTGCTCGCCCAGCAGGCCATCTCCCTGCTCTTTCAGAGCCGCCACAACTGGATCGGCGCCGAGGTCCTGCACCAGCGCCTGCCCGCAGCTGTTCAATCGACCTACTCGCCACACGATCTTCTCGATCTTCTCACGGCGATGTGTGACGCCGGCTACCTCACCCCCCTCAATGGCCAGCGCTTTGCCGCCGGCGATCGGGCCCTGAAGATGTATGAGCACGGCCTGATGCACGCCAACATCGACGACACCCCCGAGATCGAAGTCTTCGATGAGACCACCGGCGAACTTCTGGGGCGCGTTGCGCTGAGCCGAAAACAACGCGAGTCGCTGGGCGACGGTCAGGAGCTCGGTCTCTCCCTTGCCGGACGCCGCCGCGAGGTCGTGCGCATCACCCAGGATCAGGTCTTTGTCGACAGCGCCTCCGGCGAGGCCCCCAGCGCCTTCTTTGCGCGCCAGGCGCCGCGTTACGCCTTTGAGCTGGCCCGCGACCTGGCAGCCTTCCTGGGCATCGGCCACCACGAGCTGCGCGTCGAGCGCTGGACAAAAGGCGCGCGCCTTGGCCACTTCCTGGGCACCCGCTGGGGACTTCTCCTCGACGGCATCCTGCGCGAACGCGGCCTGGCCACCCGCCCCGGAAACGCCTTTTTTCACATCCTCAAACGCGATCCCGAAGTCAAAGACGGCCTCGACGACGTCGAACGCATTGAGCGCGACGCTCGCGCCTTCATCGCCCGCGAGAGCGAACGCCTGGCCCGCCGCCTCGACATCGGTCCCTTCTACGACGGCCTGCCCCCCAATCTTCTGCGCGCCTGGCTTGATGAAGCGCTGGCTCCCGCCGACTTCGCCCGCCACCTCGCGCAATGCGAGTGGATTGAGGGCCCGATCTTTCCCGTCGGCCCGGACGACTAA
- a CDS encoding protoporphyrinogen/coproporphyrinogen oxidase codes for MNAETIDTTFLIVGAGMTGLAFANFLDSDDVLIVERDREIGGWCKTVHQDGFVWDYSGHFFHFKHPDIEAYLRERMDPDEVITVEKNSLIHIADHKVDFPFQKNIHQLPKELFIDALYDLFFREEASAEADANSFKGMLYEKFGKSISELFLIPYNEKLYACDLEELDRDAMGRFFPHADLKSIVRNMRRPDNASYNATFTYPINGAIRYVEALASDIPEQAMRLGDGVQSIDLNQKVATLQSGTQVRYKHLISSAPFDRLLTMSGLPHQPEDFSSNKVLVFNLGFDKKGPEDVHWIYYPERDLSFYRVGFYDNIMGTERMSLYVEIGLASDAEVDVEGSLSRVLTDLKRAGVIEDHELVSHHSVVLDPAYVHITSRSRASFDELSAILKQAGIYSVGRYGGWTYCSIEDNIVEARALAQRFNTLARS; via the coding sequence ATGAACGCTGAAACCATCGACACGACCTTTCTCATCGTCGGCGCCGGCATGACCGGGCTGGCCTTTGCCAACTTCCTGGACAGCGACGATGTGCTGATCGTCGAGCGCGACCGGGAGATCGGCGGCTGGTGCAAAACCGTGCACCAGGACGGCTTCGTCTGGGACTACTCCGGCCACTTCTTTCACTTCAAACACCCCGACATCGAGGCCTACCTGCGCGAGCGCATGGACCCCGATGAGGTCATCACCGTCGAAAAGAACTCCCTGATCCACATCGCCGACCACAAAGTTGACTTTCCCTTCCAGAAAAACATCCACCAGCTCCCGAAAGAGCTCTTCATCGACGCGCTCTACGACCTCTTCTTTCGCGAGGAGGCCAGCGCCGAGGCCGACGCGAACTCCTTTAAAGGGATGCTCTACGAGAAGTTCGGAAAATCCATCTCCGAGCTCTTTTTGATCCCCTACAACGAAAAACTCTACGCCTGCGACCTCGAAGAGCTCGATCGCGACGCCATGGGGCGCTTTTTCCCCCACGCCGATCTCAAGAGCATCGTGCGCAACATGCGCCGCCCCGATAACGCCTCGTACAACGCCACGTTCACCTACCCCATCAACGGCGCCATCCGTTACGTGGAGGCCCTCGCCAGTGACATCCCCGAGCAGGCGATGCGCCTGGGCGACGGCGTGCAAAGCATCGATCTGAACCAGAAGGTCGCCACCCTGCAGAGCGGCACACAGGTGCGCTACAAGCACCTGATCTCTTCGGCGCCCTTCGACCGCCTCTTAACGATGAGCGGGCTTCCCCACCAGCCCGAAGACTTCAGCTCCAACAAGGTGCTCGTCTTCAACCTGGGCTTTGATAAAAAAGGCCCCGAAGACGTCCACTGGATCTATTACCCGGAGCGCGATCTCAGCTTCTACCGGGTAGGCTTCTACGACAACATCATGGGCACAGAGCGCATGAGCCTCTACGTGGAGATCGGCCTTGCCTCCGACGCCGAGGTCGATGTCGAGGGCTCCCTCTCCCGCGTACTCACCGACCTCAAACGCGCCGGCGTCATTGAGGATCACGAGCTCGTCTCCCACCACAGCGTCGTGCTCGATCCGGCCTACGTGCACATCACCTCGCGCTCCCGCGCGAGCTTCGATGAACTCTCGGCCATCCTCAAGCAGGCCGGCATCTACTCGGTGGGCCGCTACGGCGGGTGGACCTACTGCTCCATCGAAGACAACATCGTGGAGGCCCGTGCGCTCGCGCAGCGCTTCAACACGCTGGCCCGCTCCTGA